The Rhodospirillales bacterium genome includes the window GCGAAACCGGCAACGCCAGCGACCAATGCCAGAAGATATTTTTTCATTTCGTTGACCCCTTTTAAGATAATTGACCGGCGAAATTATAGCCCCGCGAACAGACATGAAACCAGAACTTTTTTAGCCCTGGCAAGCGACACGCCCCCTTGCGCGCCTGTTGCGCCCGCGCGGCGGATACGCTAAAACCCGCCTGACCCCAACAATTCCAAAGGTTTTACGATGCCCGCCTATCAATACGTCTTTGTCATGAGCCACATGACCAAAACCTTCCCCGGTGCCCAGAAACCGGTGATCAAGGATATGACACTCAGCTTCCTGCCGGGGGTCAAGATCGGCGTGCTCGGCCCCAACGGATCGGGAAAATCGACCCTGCTCAAGATCATGGCCGGGATCGACAAGGACATCGCGGGCGAAGCCTGGGTCGCCGAAGGCGCCAAAATCGGCTACCTCGCGCAGGAACCGGAACTCGACGCGACCCGCTCGGTCCTCGACAACGTCATGGACGGCGCGCACGAAATTCGTGAACTTTTGCGCCAGTACAACGACATTTCCCTGAAATTCGGCGAAGTCAGCGACGACGACGAAATGATGAAATTGACCGAGGAAATGGGCGCGTTGCAGGAAAAAATCGACGCCGCGAACGGATGGGAACTGGAACGCACCGCCGAAACCGCGATGCGCGCGCTCAACTGTCCGCCCAAGGACGCGGACATCACCAAACTTTCGGGCGGCGAAAAACGCCGCGTCGCGCTGGCCCGCCTGCTGCTTGAGGCGCCGGACCTGCTGCTGCTCGACGAACCGACCAACCACCTTGACGCGGAATCGGTGCAATGGCTGCAAAAACACCTGCTCGATTACAAGGGCACGGTGATCATGGTCACCCACGACCGCTATTTCCTCGACAACGTCACCGGCTGGATTCTCGAACTCGACCGCTCGTCGGGCATCCCGTACGAGGGCAATTATTCCACCTATCTCGACAAAAAGGCCAAACGTCTGGAACAGGAAAGCGCCGAGGCCGCGTCCCGTGCCCGCACGCTCAACCGCGAACTCGAGTGGATCCGCGCCGGCGTCAAGGCGCGTCAGGCCAAATCCAAGGCCCGTATCGCCGCCTATAACCGGATGCTGGAGGAATCGGAGGCCGAAACCGTCAGCAGACAGCAGATCCCGATTCCCACCCCGCCGCGCCTTGGTGATCTGGTGGTGGAAGCAAAGAACATCAAGAAAGCCTATAACGGCCGCACCCTGATCAACGACCTGTCCTTCGCCCTGCCGCCGGGCGGCATCGTCGGCGTGATCGGCCCCAACGGCGCGGGCAAGACAACGCTTTTCCGCATGATCACCGGATCCGAAAAGCCGGATTCCGGCGCCTTTACCGTGGGTGAAACAGTCAAGCTCGGCTATGTCGACCAATCGCGCGACTCGCTCAACCCGAAAAACAACGTCTGGCAGGAAATTTCCGGCGAGCACGAGGTTCTTAAACTCGGCAAGATCGAGGTCAATTCCCGCGCCTACGTCGCCTCATTCAACTTCCGCGGGCCCGACCAGCAAAAGAACGTCGGCAAGCTTTCGGGCGGCGAACGCAACCGCGTCCACATGGCCAAGATGCTCCAGACCGGCGCGAATTTGCTGCTGCTCGACGAACCGACCAACGACCTCGACACCGAAACCCTGGCCGCGCTGGAGGAAGCGTTGGAAAACTTCGCCGGTTGCGCGGTGATCATTTCCCACGACCGCTGGTTCCTCGACCGTCTGGCCACGCATATTCTGGCGTTCGAGGGCGACGGCCATGTCGAATGGTTTGAAGGCAATTTCGAAGCGTACGAAGTCGACAAGGAACGCCGCCTCGGCAAAAAGGCGGCATGACGCCATGACGGCGGCCCTTGCCCCTGAACTGATCGTTAGCGATTTCGACGCCAGTCTGGAATTCTACCAAGCCGCCGGATTCACGGTTGCATGGGCGAGGCCGGATGAAAGATTCGCCTATCTTACGCTTGGCGATGCCGCGCTGATGATTGAGGAAGGAACAAGCGCGGATTATGTGCGCGGACCGTTGGAAAAACCTTATGGTCGCGGCATCAACTTCCAGATCATCGTGCCCGACGTTGAAAAACTGCGCGAAGTTTTCGTAAACGCCACCATCCTGCGCGACTTGATGGATAAAACATATCGTACAGGCGCTACGACCCGATCCTTCCGCGAGCTGATGGTTTCGGATCCGGACGGTTATGTCCTGCGTTTCCAGCAACCTCTGGCGTAATACAACGGATTGAAATAACCGTTGCCCGCGTTAGGGTAACGCTATGCGTTTGATACTCGTCGCCATTGCCTGTCTGGTTTTATATACCCAGACCGCCCACGCGGATGAAAAAAAGCCCATAAACGCCACGTACGGGCTTTATGCCGGGGGCGTACGCATGATCGGCCTTACGGCGCTTTACGAACTTGGGCCTGATTCCTATCACCTTGCCGCCGATGCCCGCACCGTCGGCATTTTTGCCAAACTTCTGCCGTGGTGGGGAAAATTCGACACCGTCGGCGGCAGCGGTTTTGAACCCGCCGAACACGATTATTCCGTAAGCTGGCAGGACAAGGTGGAACGCGCGGTTTTTCGCTATGACCCACCGGGCAGTTTCAAGGGCATGACCCTGACCAAAAAGGGCAAAACCGAGGAACCGGCGGTCGATCCCGACATCACGGCAGGTACGCGCGACCTGCTTTCCACCCTGATGCTGGCGGTGGATGGCTATGCCAGAACCCAAAGCTGCGCGCGCGACGTTCTGGCCTTCGACAACGCCCGGTCCTTCATCGTCCGCTTTCGCGATGCGGGCGACACGGTCATGAACAACCCCCGGCTTTCCAGCTATACCGGCCCGGCGCACGGCTGTTCGGTCGAAATCGTCCCGCAAAAGGGCAAATGGCCCAAAAAACCGCGCGGCTGGCTGATCATCCAGCAACAGGCCAAGGCGGGCGGGCGGTTGCCGGTGGTTTGGCTGGCCACCCCGGCCCCCGGTCTGCCGGTTATTCCGGTGCGTGTTGACATCCACACGAAATACGGCGATGTGATTGCGCATCTTTCCGGGT containing:
- the ettA gene encoding energy-dependent translational throttle protein EttA — translated: MPAYQYVFVMSHMTKTFPGAQKPVIKDMTLSFLPGVKIGVLGPNGSGKSTLLKIMAGIDKDIAGEAWVAEGAKIGYLAQEPELDATRSVLDNVMDGAHEIRELLRQYNDISLKFGEVSDDDEMMKLTEEMGALQEKIDAANGWELERTAETAMRALNCPPKDADITKLSGGEKRRVALARLLLEAPDLLLLDEPTNHLDAESVQWLQKHLLDYKGTVIMVTHDRYFLDNVTGWILELDRSSGIPYEGNYSTYLDKKAKRLEQESAEAASRARTLNRELEWIRAGVKARQAKSKARIAAYNRMLEESEAETVSRQQIPIPTPPRLGDLVVEAKNIKKAYNGRTLINDLSFALPPGGIVGVIGPNGAGKTTLFRMITGSEKPDSGAFTVGETVKLGYVDQSRDSLNPKNNVWQEISGEHEVLKLGKIEVNSRAYVASFNFRGPDQQKNVGKLSGGERNRVHMAKMLQTGANLLLLDEPTNDLDTETLAALEEALENFAGCAVIISHDRWFLDRLATHILAFEGDGHVEWFEGNFEAYEVDKERRLGKKAA
- a CDS encoding VOC family protein, which gives rise to MTAALAPELIVSDFDASLEFYQAAGFTVAWARPDERFAYLTLGDAALMIEEGTSADYVRGPLEKPYGRGINFQIIVPDVEKLREVFVNATILRDLMDKTYRTGATTRSFRELMVSDPDGYVLRFQQPLA
- a CDS encoding DUF3108 domain-containing protein, whose protein sequence is MRLILVAIACLVLYTQTAHADEKKPINATYGLYAGGVRMIGLTALYELGPDSYHLAADARTVGIFAKLLPWWGKFDTVGGSGFEPAEHDYSVSWQDKVERAVFRYDPPGSFKGMTLTKKGKTEEPAVDPDITAGTRDLLSTLMLAVDGYARTQSCARDVLAFDNARSFIVRFRDAGDTVMNNPRLSSYTGPAHGCSVEIVPQKGKWPKKPRGWLIIQQQAKAGGRLPVVWLATPAPGLPVIPVRVDIHTKYGDVIAHLSGLQ